A genomic region of Roseateles amylovorans contains the following coding sequences:
- a CDS encoding pseudouridine synthase: MATLKLNKNKPAADGGSSNTGSGRRGPLRGPGVGKPRPTLAQAQTDRAERQASYEQRRAEEGPQGRRGPPGHDDRRSGPGRDDRGPRGDARQGPREGGYGAQGPRGPGDRGGERGGDRGGDRGGYRPDRGPRAEGAGERRPFGDRPRHDSDRPAYQDRSQDRARFEGDRPRRPDDRYGSGQGGPGGFGGQDRPRFNDRPQQGGDRPRFDGDRPRRPDDRYGSGAGGGDRPRFNDRGPQGGDRPRFDSDRPRRPDDRYGSGHGGQGGQGGFGGNDRPRFNDRGPQGGDRPRFEGDRPRRPDDRYGSSAGGGDRPRRGPDDRRPAGDRPYGDRPQGDRPYADRPRGDDRYGDRPAADRGERGNWGDRGDRAQPPHFEARGDHEARTDRPPRAEAPRQPAPTRLADAGAGERLSKRMSELGLASRREADEWIQAGWVTVDGQIAELGLRVGPDVKIEVDPAARDQQAQRVTILLNKPIGYVSGQAEDGYEPASVLVKAEAHWGEDPSGVHWAPGHGRGLAPAGRLDIDSTGLLVLTQDGRIARHLIGEDSTVEKEYLVRVAVINGDPERHPMEQLDERAIRMLNHGLELDGVQLKEAKVSWANEDQLRFVLREGRKRQIRRMCELVGLNVLALKRVRIGRIPLGNLPAGQWRYLAPWERF, encoded by the coding sequence ATGGCCACCCTCAAGCTCAACAAGAACAAGCCCGCCGCCGACGGCGGCTCCTCCAACACCGGCAGCGGACGCCGCGGCCCGCTGCGCGGCCCCGGCGTGGGCAAGCCCCGCCCGACCCTGGCCCAGGCCCAGACCGATCGCGCCGAACGCCAGGCCAGTTATGAACAGCGCCGCGCCGAAGAAGGCCCGCAAGGCCGCCGCGGCCCCCCTGGCCATGACGACCGCCGCAGCGGCCCCGGCCGCGACGATCGCGGCCCGCGCGGCGATGCCCGCCAGGGTCCGCGTGAAGGCGGCTACGGCGCCCAGGGCCCGCGTGGCCCCGGTGACCGTGGTGGCGAGCGTGGTGGCGACCGCGGCGGTGACCGCGGCGGCTATCGCCCCGATCGCGGCCCCCGTGCCGAGGGCGCCGGTGAACGTCGCCCCTTCGGCGACCGCCCCCGCCACGACAGCGACCGGCCGGCTTATCAGGATCGGTCTCAGGATCGCGCCCGCTTTGAGGGAGATCGTCCACGCCGTCCCGATGACCGCTATGGCAGCGGCCAGGGCGGCCCGGGTGGGTTCGGCGGCCAAGACCGCCCCCGTTTCAACGATCGTCCGCAGCAAGGCGGTGATCGGCCGCGCTTCGACGGCGATCGGCCCCGTCGTCCGGACGACCGCTACGGCAGCGGCGCCGGTGGCGGCGACCGCCCCCGCTTCAATGATCGCGGCCCGCAGGGTGGCGATCGGCCGCGTTTCGACAGCGACCGCCCGCGCCGTCCCGATGACCGCTACGGCAGCGGCCACGGTGGCCAAGGCGGCCAGGGTGGCTTCGGCGGCAACGACCGCCCGCGATTCAACGACCGCGGGCCGCAAGGCGGCGATCGTCCGCGCTTCGAGGGCGACCGTCCCCGTCGCCCGGATGACCGCTATGGCAGCAGTGCCGGCGGTGGTGATCGTCCACGTCGCGGGCCCGATGACCGCCGTCCTGCCGGCGATCGCCCGTATGGGGACCGTCCTCAGGGCGACCGTCCCTATGCGGATCGGCCGCGTGGAGACGATCGCTACGGCGACCGCCCTGCAGCCGACAGGGGCGAGCGGGGCAACTGGGGCGATCGAGGTGACCGCGCCCAGCCGCCGCATTTCGAAGCCCGAGGCGATCACGAGGCCCGCACCGATCGCCCGCCTCGTGCCGAGGCGCCTCGCCAGCCCGCACCCACCCGCCTGGCCGACGCCGGCGCTGGCGAGCGGCTGTCCAAGCGCATGAGCGAACTCGGTCTGGCCTCGCGTCGCGAGGCCGACGAATGGATCCAGGCCGGCTGGGTGACGGTGGACGGCCAGATCGCCGAGCTGGGTCTGCGTGTCGGCCCGGATGTGAAGATCGAGGTCGATCCCGCCGCCCGCGACCAGCAGGCGCAGCGGGTCACCATCCTGCTGAACAAGCCGATCGGCTATGTCTCCGGCCAGGCCGAAGACGGCTATGAACCCGCCTCGGTGCTGGTCAAGGCCGAAGCGCACTGGGGCGAGGATCCGTCCGGTGTGCATTGGGCGCCTGGCCATGGTCGCGGTCTGGCGCCGGCCGGCCGGCTGGACATCGACTCCACCGGCCTGCTGGTGCTGACCCAGGATGGCCGCATCGCGCGCCATCTGATCGGTGAGGACTCGACGGTGGAGAAGGAATACCTGGTCCGCGTCGCCGTGATCAACGGCGATCCGGAGCGCCATCCCATGGAACAGTTGGATGAGCGGGCCATCCGCATGCTCAACCATGGCCTGGAGCTGGACGGCGTGCAACTGAAGGAAGCCAAGGTCAGTTGGGCCAATGAAGACCAGCTTCGCTTCGTGCTGCGTGAGGGCCGCAAGCGCCAGATCCGCCGGATGTGCGAGCTGGTCGGCCTGAACGTGCTGGCGCTCAAGCGGGTCCGCATCGGCCGCATTCCGCTGGGCAACCTGCCCGCCGGTCAATGGCGCTATCTGGCCCCGTGGGAGCGCTTCTGA
- the miaA gene encoding tRNA (adenosine(37)-N6)-dimethylallyltransferase MiaA — MTDTDLSPLCIAGPTGCGKTAAALALARRQRVEIISVDSALVYREMDIGTAKPSPQELAEVPHHLIDILSPTESYSAAQFVRDATALVPQIQARGARPVLVGGTMLYFKALFDGLSELPQADPALRAQLDADAARDGWPALHARLAVLDPETAARLPPLDSQRIQRALEVCLLSGEPMSALYRRQRSQGVDWPLLSLEPSDEARAWLHERLAQRFALMIAHGLVDEVRRLRARGDLHPGLPSMRCVGYRQAWELLDENEAAPDLAALQERGTAATRQLAKRQITWLRSMPSRRIVAAQAPDALAQLLAMVAG; from the coding sequence ATGACCGACACGGACCTGAGTCCCCTGTGCATCGCCGGCCCCACCGGCTGCGGCAAGACCGCCGCCGCGCTGGCGCTGGCGCGCCGGCAGCGGGTGGAGATCATCAGCGTGGACTCCGCGCTGGTGTATCGCGAGATGGACATCGGCACCGCCAAACCCTCGCCGCAGGAATTGGCGGAGGTGCCGCATCACCTGATCGACATCCTCTCGCCCACCGAGAGCTACTCGGCGGCGCAGTTCGTGCGGGACGCCACCGCCCTGGTGCCGCAGATCCAGGCCCGTGGTGCGCGACCGGTGCTGGTCGGCGGGACGATGCTCTACTTCAAGGCGCTGTTCGACGGTCTCTCCGAGCTGCCGCAGGCCGATCCGGCCCTGCGCGCCCAGCTCGATGCCGACGCGGCCCGCGACGGCTGGCCCGCCCTGCACGCCCGCCTGGCGGTGCTGGACCCGGAGACCGCCGCCCGCCTACCGCCGCTGGACTCGCAACGCATCCAGCGGGCGTTGGAAGTCTGCCTGCTGAGCGGCGAGCCGATGTCGGCGCTCTATCGCCGCCAGCGCAGCCAGGGCGTGGACTGGCCACTGCTGTCGCTCGAGCCGTCGGACGAGGCCCGCGCCTGGCTGCATGAGCGTCTGGCGCAGCGCTTCGCGTTGATGATCGCGCACGGCCTGGTCGACGAAGTGCGCCGCCTGCGCGCCCGCGGCGATCTGCATCCGGGCTTGCCGTCCATGCGCTGTGTCGGCTACCGACAAGCCTGGGAACTGCTCGATGAAAACGAAGCAGCACCCGATCTCGCCGCATTGCAGGAACGTGGCACCGCGGCCACCCGACAGCTCGCGAAGCGGCAGATCACCTGGCTGCGCAGCATGCCCTCGCGCCGCATCGTAGCGGCGCAGGCGCCCGATGCCTTGGCGCAGTTGCTGGCGATGGTCGCGGGCTGA